The window CCTCTTCCTGCGAAGGCGCCCCGTCCGCTTTCGCCCGGGCGACATTCTGCTGCTCGCGGACGCCCCTTGGAACCTCCCCGGCTTTTGGGACAGGGTGCGGGACGCGCGCGCCGGCGGCGCCCGGGTGGGGTGCGTCGTGTACGACCTCATTCCCCTCCTCTTTCCGCAATGGTGCACCTCGATCTTCGTTCAGGCCTTCCGGGAATGGAGCGCGCGCGCGTTCTCGACGGCGGACTTCTGCCTTTGCATTTCTGAAACGACCCGCCGCGATCTCGAGACCCATCTCCGTCGGGGCCCCGCCGGGAACGGCCTTCCCGCGCTGGGGACGTTCCGCCTGGGCGCCGGCCTCGACGCCACCCCCCGGACGCGGGTGCGACCGTCGTTGGAGTCCGCGTTCGCGTCCCTCCCGGCGCCGTTTCTTTCCGTGGGAACGCTGGAGCCCCGAAAGAACCAGTCCCTCCTTCTCGACGCGTTCGAGATCCTCTGGGGCCGCGGCTCGGAAGCGAAGCTCCTGATCGCCGGGGGACGCGGCTGGCGGTGCGGCGACCTTCTGAAACGGCTCGGGAACCATGCCGAGCGCGACCGCCGGCTGTTCGTCTTCCACGATCTGGACGACACGGAACTCTCGTATTGCTACCGGAACTCCCGCGCGCTGATCTTCGCTTCCCTTTACGAGGGGTTCGGCCTGCCGATCGTCGAGGCGCTCCGGCACGGCCTGCCCGTTCTGGCCAGCGACATCGCCGCTCATCGGGAAACGGGAGGCGACCGATGCGTGTATTTCGATCCGTCTTCCGCCGAAGACCTGGCGCGCCGCATCGACGACGTCGAAAAAGGGAGCGTCCCCGCGCCTCCGGCGAAATTCTCCTGGCCGAATTGGAAAGAATCGAGTCATGAACTGATCGCCGCGGTCCTCCGGCTGGCCGGACGGAACGGGCACGTCGAAAGGAGGCACGACCGATGAACGCTCACGAGGCACGTCCTGGAGACGCCCCCGATGCAAAGCCGTCCCTCTTCGGCGGCCTCGCCCGCCGGGTCGTGCGGAAAGTCCGCAACTCCGATTATGTGGACGCGCTGGCGCGGGACGTCCGGGCCCTGGCCTCGCGGCTCGACCGGATCGAGCGCGAGCGTCGCAACGGGTCCCCCTCCGGGGAAGCGCCCGCGGCGGATTCCGCGCTTCTCTCCATGCTGGCGTCCTTCATCGATCCCACGTTCCCCTGGCTCACGGAGTACACCCACGAGATCACGGAGGAGTTCGTCCTTGAAAATGCCCGACATCACGCCTTCTTCGTGGAACTGGTCGAGAAGTACGCACGCAGGGCCGCCGGGGAGCGAACGCCCCGCCTCCTCGACTTCGGGGCCGGAAGCGGCACCCTCTCGATCGTCTTCTCACAGCGCAACTACGACGTCGTCGCGATCGACAACGACCCGATCATGGTCGCCCGGGCCCGGCGGATCGCGCAGCGCCTGGGCGGCTACGCCCGCATCCTCTGCATGGACGGGCTGGATCTCCCCCTCATGAAGGAAGGTTCGTTCGATGTCGCCTTCTCTCAGGGAACTCTCGAGCACTTCGACAACGACACGATCCGAAAGTTCCTCCAGGCGCAGCTCCACGTGGCGCGTTTCGTGGTCTTCTCGGTCCCCTCCTTCTTCTGGCCCCACCATGATTTCGGCAATGAGCGGAAAATGACGCTCGAGGAATGGAGGACCATCCTGGACGACTGCGGGGTGCGCATCGACCATCTCTCGTATTATCAGCAGGACCACTGGCACGTGGCGGCGGCGGTCACGCGGAAAGAGTAGGCGACGGTCGTCCGGAATGGACCGGGTCCGATCGCCATTCGGGCAAAACCGAGGTTTGAATCCCCCGACCGCATCCCCCGACCCAAGGCGTGGAAGGGAGGCCGCCGCGCATCATCCCGCCGACCCTCGCGTCGAAAGCCGGGGACGGAATCTGTGGTATGCCCGGCAGGAGTTGAACCTGCAACCTTTGGCTCCGGAGGCCAACGCTCTATCCAGTTGAGCTACGGGCACGTGCCGGCGGGCGCGCGGGCCGCCCGCCGCCGGATGTGGAAGCGCTGATTAGACTACGGGAGCCGCTCCCGGGAGTCAAGATCTAGCCTCGCCGAACCCGGGCGCCGCGGCTCCGCCGGCGCGAACCGCCGCCCCCCGCGGCCTCCTGCCCCGAAAGACGCCGGATCGCGTCGCGCAGCTCCGCGGCGCGCTCGAAGTCGAGCCGCTCCGCCGCCGCGTACATCTCCTTCTCGAGCGCCGCGATCGCCTCCGCCCGGTCCAAGCCCGCCTCGTCCAGCCCCGCCGCCTCCGCCGCCGTCCGGCGCGCCCGCAGGACCTCCTCCACCCCCCGCCGGATCTCCTTCTGGATCGTCTGGGGCGTGATCCCGTGCCGGGCGTTGTAGTCGAGCTGAAGCCGGCGGCGCCGCTCCGTCTCGGCGATCGCGCGGCGCATGGAGTCCGTCACCTGGTCGGCGTAGAGAAGGACCCGCCCGTTCACGTTCCGCGCCGTGCGGCCCACCGTCTGGATGATCGAGGTCTCCGAACGCAGGAACCCCTCCTTGTCCGCGTCCAGAATCGCCACGAGCGTCACTTCCGGAAGGTCCAGCCCCTCCCGCAGAAGATTCACCCCCACGAGGACGTCGTACTTCCCCTCCCGGAGCTGGCGGAGAATCTCCACGCGCTCGAGGGTCTCGATCTCCGAGTGGAGATATTTTCCGCGGATCCCTTCCTCCTGGAGGAACGCCGAAAGCTCCTCCGCGAGACGCTTGGTCAGCGTGGTCACGAGCACCCGCTCGCGGCGCTCCGCGCGGATCCGGATCTCCTGGAGAAGATCGGGCACCTGCCC of the Planctomycetota bacterium genome contains:
- a CDS encoding glycosyltransferase family 1 protein, translating into MSSEAAPARLFIDCSQTYFHGGRTGIQRVVRNIARHGASRAKALGLECHAIVWTPGGFRQVRGPDPHPFVMLYQRYVRAVKAAVQVAAALLHAFLPRKIVAILKARLRKRPYLSIRWVGLFLRRRPVRFRPGDILLLADAPWNLPGFWDRVRDARAGGARVGCVVYDLIPLLFPQWCTSIFVQAFREWSARAFSTADFCLCISETTRRDLETHLRRGPAGNGLPALGTFRLGAGLDATPRTRVRPSLESAFASLPAPFLSVGTLEPRKNQSLLLDAFEILWGRGSEAKLLIAGGRGWRCGDLLKRLGNHAERDRRLFVFHDLDDTELSYCYRNSRALIFASLYEGFGLPIVEALRHGLPVLASDIAAHRETGGDRCVYFDPSSAEDLARRIDDVEKGSVPAPPAKFSWPNWKESSHELIAAVLRLAGRNGHVERRHDR
- a CDS encoding class I SAM-dependent methyltransferase, giving the protein MNAHEARPGDAPDAKPSLFGGLARRVVRKVRNSDYVDALARDVRALASRLDRIERERRNGSPSGEAPAADSALLSMLASFIDPTFPWLTEYTHEITEEFVLENARHHAFFVELVEKYARRAAGERTPRLLDFGAGSGTLSIVFSQRNYDVVAIDNDPIMVARARRIAQRLGGYARILCMDGLDLPLMKEGSFDVAFSQGTLEHFDNDTIRKFLQAQLHVARFVVFSVPSFFWPHHDFGNERKMTLEEWRTILDDCGVRIDHLSYYQQDHWHVAAAVTRKE